Below is a window of Dehalogenimonas sp. THU2 DNA.
GGTAGTTTTATAAAGAAAATCTTCAGGAAACTATGATCCGTATTCTGTTAAATGGTCACTTGTGGAAAGCGGGGAGTTAGTAGTGAAACCGGCCTGGTGAATAGGCCGGTTTTTTTATCTCAAAAAGGAGGTGATGGATGCGCGGTACTGATAAGTCTTAATCCGGAGTACCTCAAAGTAAACAGGAGGAGGTTTAATTTTGAACAAGGTACTAAAAAGAATACTCATGCCGCTGGCTCTGGTTTTAGCCGTCGCGGCAATGGCGTTACCTTTATTACAGGTGAATGCCGCCACTCGCTGGAATCTTGAAGGCTGGCGTATTGACCAGACCAAGTGGATAGGCGGCCAGCTCTTCACCTACTTTGAAGATGATTGGGTTCCATACCGCATGGTGGCCCAGGCGTACGATGGAACGGAGGGTACCATCTCCGTTCAGCACGACTACATGGACTCCGGAGGTGATATTGGCATCGATGCCGCCGGAAACTGGTTTATCGGCCCCATTGCTGCCACAGGATCGCCAGCAGACTCCGTTACACCCTATTTCACGGAGGGTAATGGTTTTTCAGTTTCAGATCCTATAGTCGTGCCTGTATCGAATGGGTCCATGCTCGAGTGGACCGTCATCTTGGACGCAGGCACAAAAACAGCATTGCAGGGCTATGGAGAGTTTGCAATTTATTGGGAAGCCCACCTCAGTTTGACCGGTGGGACCAACATGTTTACAGGTGGTGCAGCCACCTTCGGTTCAAGTTACTGGAACGGCGCTTCTCTCCATGCTCATACCAGTGTAACCGGTAATCAGGATGTGCCCATCAAGACACCCGCAGAAGCAGGCGGCATTGATGAGGTGCTGGTTGATTTGGTAAAAGTAGCCAATCCAACCACTGTTTCTGCCGCTGGTACTGAAGTCACTTACACTTATACGGTAACCAATACCGGCACCGTTGAACTCACCGGTTTGATACTGACCGATGACAACGGGACGCCGGGTAATGTCCTTGATGACTTTACGGTTACCTTACTCGCTACAACATTGGCACCCGGTGCTTTAACATCCGGCACCGCGATAGTCAGCATCACCCAAGATCAGATTGATGATGGAAGCACAATCATCAATACCGCAACGGTTACTTCTAATGAAGGGGCCGAGGCGTCTGATTTTGCGGAGGTTGCGATAACTCAGAATCCGGCCGTCACTATCGAGAAAACCGG
It encodes the following:
- a CDS encoding DUF11 domain-containing protein produces the protein MNKVLKRILMPLALVLAVAAMALPLLQVNAATRWNLEGWRIDQTKWIGGQLFTYFEDDWVPYRMVAQAYDGTEGTISVQHDYMDSGGDIGIDAAGNWFIGPIAATGSPADSVTPYFTEGNGFSVSDPIVVPVSNGSMLEWTVILDAGTKTALQGYGEFAIYWEAHLSLTGGTNMFTGGAATFGSSYWNGASLHAHTSVTGNQDVPIKTPAEAGGIDEVLVDLVKVANPTTVSAAGTEVTYTYTVTNTGTVELTGLILTDDNGTPGNVLDDFTVTLLATTLAPGALTSGTAIVSITQDQIDDGSTIINTATVTSNEGAEASDFAEVAITQNPAVTIEKTGAWVDGDADGYADPGELVNYTFTVTNTGNVTLTNVTVTDPL